One window of the Oncorhynchus gorbuscha isolate QuinsamMale2020 ecotype Even-year linkage group LG17, OgorEven_v1.0, whole genome shotgun sequence genome contains the following:
- the LOC124001596 gene encoding centrosomal protein of 44 kDa-like isoform X2 has protein sequence MMSTGDLKGCLRKLDAQLRTLKYPREVDYNGLAKGDPSAFLPIVSYAFISYSPHLAEHLVRFGVELTGKNDLRFIECIYKVLRDLFHYKPVLTKQQFLQFGFAERKTCILCDVIAFALQKHKELSKGNKLKPRARFQASSSDSKSEALPFQAETMNPMATTLSLSRPLVERHIGGDSWRSSSRTSDIEESEEEEEGLGLEEVQNQAPTVPQTDLVVEGRLAALEAQLLQVQTRLGGLSALEQRLELLEKASAGRITIDKHQWENLESRVLLLETKLTLSTATAQESSSLINGGWSHHVVDNATEVTESTPSPPESLLHNSGCERPQSSTPSASYPITPCVTTAPPEENMKERLERIANMMKDTSSLLRSIEPSM, from the exons CTTGGCCAAAGGGGATCCTTCTGCCTTTCTCCCCATAGTGAGTTATGCATTCATCTCCTATTCACCACACCTTGCTGAACACCTGGTGCGCTTCGGAGTGGAACTCACTGGGAAGAACGACCTACGTTTTATCGAATGCATCTACAAG GTACTGCGGGATCTCTTCCACTACAAACCTGTCCTGACCAAACAGCAGTTCCTCCAGTTTGGCTTTGCAGAAAGAAAGACCTGcatcctctgtgatgtcatcgccTTCGCCCTGCAGAAACACAAAGAGCTCAGCAAAGGCAACAAG cTAAAGCCGAGAGCTCGTTTTCAGGCCTCGAGTTCAGACTCCAAAAGTGAGGCTCTCCCATTTCAGGCTGAAACAATGAACCCCATGGCCACCACA TTGTCCCTAAGCAGGCCACTAGTGGAGAGACACATTGGGGGTGACTCCTGGCGCTCCTCTAGTAGAACCTCAGATATTGAagagtctgaggaagaggaggaggggctgGGACTGGAGGAGGTCCAGAACCAAGCACCTACAGTCCCTCAAACA GACCTGGTGGTGGAGGGGAGGCTGGCAGCGCTGGAGGCCCAGCTGTTGCAGGTCCAGACCCGGCTGGGGGGGCTCTCGGCCCTGGAGCAGAGGCTGGAGCTTCTAGAGAAGGCCTCGGCCGGGAGGATCACTATAGACAAGCACCAGTGGGAGAACCTGGAGAGCAGAGTGCTACTGCTGGAGACCAAACTGACCCTCTCCACAGCCACGGCCCAG GAGTCGTCCTCACTTATCAATGGAGGTTGGAGTCATCACGTGGTGGATAATGCAACAGAAGTCACGG AGTCAACACCCAGTCCTCCAGAGAGCCTCCTACACAACTCTGGCTGTGAGCGTCCTCAGTCCTCCACCCCTTCCGCAAGCTATCCCATCACCCCCTGTGTGACAACGGCACCCCCAGAG GAGAATATGAAAGAGAGATTGGAAAGGATAGCCAACAT GATGAAAGACACTTCCAGCCTTTTAAGAAGTATAGAACCCTCAATGTAA
- the LOC124001596 gene encoding centrosomal protein of 44 kDa-like isoform X1, protein MSAMMSTGDLKGCLRKLDAQLRTLKYPREVDYNGLAKGDPSAFLPIVSYAFISYSPHLAEHLVRFGVELTGKNDLRFIECIYKVLRDLFHYKPVLTKQQFLQFGFAERKTCILCDVIAFALQKHKELSKGNKLKPRARFQASSSDSKSEALPFQAETMNPMATTLSLSRPLVERHIGGDSWRSSSRTSDIEESEEEEEGLGLEEVQNQAPTVPQTDLVVEGRLAALEAQLLQVQTRLGGLSALEQRLELLEKASAGRITIDKHQWENLESRVLLLETKLTLSTATAQESSSLINGGWSHHVVDNATEVTESTPSPPESLLHNSGCERPQSSTPSASYPITPCVTTAPPEENMKERLERIANMMKDTSSLLRSIEPSM, encoded by the exons CTTGGCCAAAGGGGATCCTTCTGCCTTTCTCCCCATAGTGAGTTATGCATTCATCTCCTATTCACCACACCTTGCTGAACACCTGGTGCGCTTCGGAGTGGAACTCACTGGGAAGAACGACCTACGTTTTATCGAATGCATCTACAAG GTACTGCGGGATCTCTTCCACTACAAACCTGTCCTGACCAAACAGCAGTTCCTCCAGTTTGGCTTTGCAGAAAGAAAGACCTGcatcctctgtgatgtcatcgccTTCGCCCTGCAGAAACACAAAGAGCTCAGCAAAGGCAACAAG cTAAAGCCGAGAGCTCGTTTTCAGGCCTCGAGTTCAGACTCCAAAAGTGAGGCTCTCCCATTTCAGGCTGAAACAATGAACCCCATGGCCACCACA TTGTCCCTAAGCAGGCCACTAGTGGAGAGACACATTGGGGGTGACTCCTGGCGCTCCTCTAGTAGAACCTCAGATATTGAagagtctgaggaagaggaggaggggctgGGACTGGAGGAGGTCCAGAACCAAGCACCTACAGTCCCTCAAACA GACCTGGTGGTGGAGGGGAGGCTGGCAGCGCTGGAGGCCCAGCTGTTGCAGGTCCAGACCCGGCTGGGGGGGCTCTCGGCCCTGGAGCAGAGGCTGGAGCTTCTAGAGAAGGCCTCGGCCGGGAGGATCACTATAGACAAGCACCAGTGGGAGAACCTGGAGAGCAGAGTGCTACTGCTGGAGACCAAACTGACCCTCTCCACAGCCACGGCCCAG GAGTCGTCCTCACTTATCAATGGAGGTTGGAGTCATCACGTGGTGGATAATGCAACAGAAGTCACGG AGTCAACACCCAGTCCTCCAGAGAGCCTCCTACACAACTCTGGCTGTGAGCGTCCTCAGTCCTCCACCCCTTCCGCAAGCTATCCCATCACCCCCTGTGTGACAACGGCACCCCCAGAG GAGAATATGAAAGAGAGATTGGAAAGGATAGCCAACAT GATGAAAGACACTTCCAGCCTTTTAAGAAGTATAGAACCCTCAATGTAA